A region from the Alnus glutinosa chromosome 5, dhAlnGlut1.1, whole genome shotgun sequence genome encodes:
- the LOC133868728 gene encoding pentatricopeptide repeat-containing protein At5g16640, mitochondrial-like, translated as MPYNFNPFIGVRKPLAKSRKFIAFLEFRTCICGINGEFTGQEVASPRRSHFFANPLAFIGPSAYYSSFSSRTSIASSHSSTSTRGYGRFKKMGSRVSGSQQDSSFVMFNEVKELQDEDDDDEEEEGEDGNDDDFMVLNSFNRNREQREDVRRDPLVREICGLIELRSSWNPKLEEELKHLLRRLKPQQVCAVLRSQTDEQVALKFFIWADQHWSYRHDPIVYYTMLQVLSKTKLCKGARFVLRLMTRRGIERRPEAFGYVMVSYSRAGKFRSAKRVLSLMQKAGVELDLSIYNTAINVLVRGNQLEKALGFLARMQLVEITPNVVTYNCLIKGYCDVHRIEDAIELIAEMPLKGCHPNEVSYCTVMGFLCKEKRVKEVRELMEKMVKDSKLIPDQVTYSTLIHMFCKHGHGDEALEFLREAEERHFCVDKVEYSAIVHSFCKAGKIDMAKELVNEMFRKGCIPDVVTYTAVLNGFCLVGKVDQAKRMLQQMSMLGCKPDTVSYTALLHGLCQCGKSSEAREMMNMSKEEWWIPDAITYAVVMHGLRREGKLSEAFDLVREMIRKGFLPTPVDINVLIQSLCREGKMHEAKKFMEECLNKGCAVNVVNFTTLIHGFCKKDDLGAALSLLDEMYLSNKHPDAFTYTTLIDALGKKGRIEEATELTMKMLKKGVDPTHVTYRAVIHRYCQMGRVEDLLKLLEKMLARQSCRTMYNQVIEKLCRFGNLEEADKLLGNVLRTASRIDAKTCHILMESYLSKGIPLSAYKVANRMFNQNLTPDLKLCENVSKRLMLEGKSEEADKLRVRFVERGHILSRCHEDLGS; from the coding sequence ATGCCATATAACTTCAATCCCTTCATTGGAGTTCGAAAACCTTTAGCCAAATCTCGCAAGTTCATTGCTTTCTTAGAGTTTCGTACGTGTATTTGTGGTATTAATGGTGAATTCACGGGGCAAGAGGTTGCTTCTCCACGCAGAAGCCATTTCTTTGCAAACCCATTAGCCTTTATTGGACCTAGTgcttattattcttcattttcttcaagaaCCTCTATTGCTAGTTCTCATTCAAGCACTAGTACTAGGGGTTATGGCAGATTTAAGAAAATGGGTTCCAGAGTTTCTGGGAGTCAGCAAGACTCTAGCTTTGTTATGTTTAATGAAGTTAAAGAGCTTCAGGATGAGGATGATgacgatgaagaagaagaaggagaggaTGGTAATGATGATGACTTTATGGTTTTGAATTCGTTTAATAGGAATCGTGAACAAAGAGAAGATGTTAGAAGAGACCCTTTGGTGAGAGAGATCTGTGGATTAATTGAACTCAGGTCGAGTTGGAATCCAAAGCTTGAAGAGGAATTGAAGCACTTACTCAGAAGGCTCAAGCCTCAGCAAGTTTGTGCTGTTTTGCGGTCTCAGACGGATGAACAGGTTGCTTTAAAATTCTTCATTTGGGCTGATCAGCATTGGAGCTACAGACATGACCCGATCGTGTACTATACGATGCTTCAGGTCCTTAGTAAGACTAAATTGTGTAAGGGTGCTAGATTTGTTCTTCGGCTCATGACTCGCAGGGGTATTGAGCGACGGCCTGAAGCTTTTGGTTATGTGATGGTGTCGTATAGTCGGGCAGGCAAGTTTAGGAGTGCAAAGCGGGTGTTATCTTTGATGCAAAAAGCAGGAGTAGAACTCGATTTGTCGATATATAACACTGCGATCAATGTTTTGGTGAGGGGGAATCAACTGGAAAAGGCATTGGGGTTCTTGGCAAGGATGCAACTTGTTGAAATTACACCTAATGTTGTCACTTATAACTGCTTGATCAAGGGGTATTGTGATGTACATCGAATTGAAGATGCCATTGAGCTGATCGCTGAAATGCCACTAAAGGGATGCCACCCAAATGAAGTTAGCTACTGTACAGTGATGGGTTTTCTCTGTAAGGAGAAAAGGGTTAAAGAGGTGAGGGAATTGATGGAAAAGATGGTGAAAGACAGTAAATTGATACCAGACCAGGTTACCTACAGTACTCTTATTCATATGTTTTGCAAGCATGGTCATGGGGATGAGGCTTTGGAATTCTTAAGGGAAGCAGAGGAGAGGCATTTTTGTGTGGATAAGGTCGAGTATAGTGCAATAGTTCACTCATTTTGTAAGGCGGGGAAGATTGACATGGCAAAAGAATTAGTAAATGAAATGTTCAGAAAGGGTTGCATTCCTGATGTTGTGACTTACACTGCTGTTCTTAATGGGTTTTGTCTTGTAGGAAAGGTGGATCAAGCTAAAAGGATGCTTCAGCAGATGTCCATGCTTGGTTGCAAACCAGACACTGTATCATATACAGCCTTGTTACATGGGCTTTGTCAGTGTGGAAAGTCATCAGAAGCTAGAGAGATGATGAACATGAGTAAGGAGGAGTGGTGGATCCCAGATGCAATCACTTACGCTGTCGTGATGCACGGCCTGCGTAGGGAAGGGAAATTGTCTGAGGCCTTTGATTTGGTAAGGGAGATGATTAGAAAGGGCTTTCTTCCAACCCCAGTTGATATTAACGTACTAATTCAGTCCCTCTGCCGAGAGGGGAAAATGCACGAGgctaaaaagttcatggaggagTGTCTGAACAAGGGATGTGCTGTTAATGTGGTAAACTTTACCACTTTAATTCATGGGTTTTGTAAGAAGGATGACTTGGGGGCTGCCCTTTCATTGCTCGATGAAATGTATCTGAGTAACAAACACCCTGATGCATTCACGTATACTACATTAATTGATGCATTGGGGAAGAAAGGTAGAATAGAAGAAGCTACTGAACTTACaatgaagatgttgaagaagGGTGTGGATCCTACTCATGTTACATACAGGGCAGTTATCCACCGGTATTGTCAAATGGGTAGGGTGGAAGATTTGTTAAAATTATTAGAGAAAATGCTTGCAAGACAGTCATGCAGAACAATGTATAATCAAGTTATTGAAAAGCTTTGTCGTTTTGGAAATCTTGAGGAGGCTGATAAACTCTTGGGTAATGTGTTGAGAACAGCTTCAAGAATTGATGCTAAAACATGTCACATACTTATGGAGAGTTATTTGAGCAAAGGGATTCCTTTGTCGGCATATAAGGTGGCCAATCGTATGTTCAACCAGAATCTAACTCCTGACTTGAAGTTATGTGAAAATGTGAGTAAAAGACTGATGTTAGAAGGGAAATCAGAGGAGGCAGATAAGCTTAGGGTACGTTTTGTCGAGCGTGGACATATTTTATCTCGGTGTCATGAGGATTTGGGAAGCTAG